From the Gammaproteobacteria bacterium genome, the window CGTGGTGCGATGGATGTCCATGCCCTGCTCGAAGGCCGCCATGAGACCGGCGTCGCCCGAGAGGTGCGCCATGATGCGCAGTTCGATCTGCGAGTAATCGGCGGATACGATGCAGTTTCCCGGCGGCGCGATGAACGCCTGCCGGATGCGCCGGCCTTCGGCAGTGCGCACTGGGATGTTCTGCAGATTCGGATCCATGGAGGACAGGCGCCCGGTGGCCGCGACGGCTTGGTGATAGCTGGTGTGCACGCGTCCTGTCTGGGGATTCACCTGCGTCGGAAGCTTATCGGTGTACGTGGACTTGAGCTTGCTCAACGCGCGGTAATCGACAATCACTTTCGGCAGCTCGTAGCCTGCCGCCAGTTCCTCCAGCACGTCCTCGGCCGTGGACGGCTGGCCGCCCGGCGTCTTGCGCATCACTGGCAACTGCATTTTCTCGAACAGTACGCTCTGCAACTGCTTGGGCGAGTCCAGGTTGAAGGGCTGGCCGGCGAGTTCATGGGCGCGCAGTTCAAGTTTGCGCAGGCTGGCGGTGATCTCGCTGCTCTGTTGCCTGAGCATGGCGCTGTCCAGCAGCACGCCGTGGTTTTCCATGGCGAGCAGCACTGGCACCAGCGGCATCTCGATGTCTTCGAACACGCGCTTGAGCGCGGGCACGGCGCGCAACCGCGGCCATAGGGTCGCGTGCAGGCGCAGGGTCACGTCCGCGTCCTCGGCGGAGTAACGCGTGGCTTCCTCGATGCGCACCTGCTCGAAGCCGATTTGCTTCGCGCCCTTGCCGGCCACGTCTTCGTAGTGAATAGTCTTGTAGTTCAGGTACTTTTCCGCGAGCGCGTCCATGTTGTGCTGGCTTGCCACGCTGTCGAGCACGTACGATTCCAGCATCGAATCGTATTTGATTCCGGCCAGCGCGATGCCGTGATTGGCGAGCACGTGAGCGTCATATTTGATGTGGTGGCCGAGCTTGGCATGTGCAGCGCTTTCCAGCAGCGGTTTGAGGCGCTGCAGCGTGCGTTCGCGGTCCAGTTGCGGCGGCACGTCCGCATAGCGGTGCGCGAGCGGCAGGTAGGCGGCCTCGCCGCTTTTGACCGCAAACGACACGCCGACGATGCGCGCCTGCATGTAATCGAGGCCGGTGGTTTCGGTGTCGACAGCGAAAAGCTCCGCGGATTCGAGCTTGGCTATCCATTTGTCCAAAGCGGTCTCATCCAGAATCGTTTCATAGCTGGGCTCGGGCGAGGCGTGAGGAGTGAGGGGTGAGGATGCAGCGGCAACAGGGACAGGCGCCGCTTCCATCGGTTTGGTTTCGCCGCCGTCCAGTTCGCGTAACCAGGTCTTGAATTCCAGCCGCGTGTACAGCTCGCGCAACGCAGCCGCGTCGGGTGCGCGCATCGCGAGGTCGGCCAGCGTCACCGGAAGTTCCACGTCGCAGCGAATCACCGCCAGTTGGCGGGAAAGCATCGCTTGTTCGTGCTGAGCGCGTAATTTTTCCGGCAACTGTTTGGCGCCGCGGATCGCCAGTTGCGGTACCTCGTCCAGACGCGCGTAGAGGCTTTCGAGTGTGCCGAAATGTTCGAGCAGCGGGGCGGCGGTCTTGGGACCGATGCCGGAGACCCCGGGAATGTTGTCGGAACTGTCGCCCACCAGCGCCAGATAATCGATGATCTGCTCCGGCCACACGCCGAATTTCTGCTTCACGCCCTCGCGATCGAGTACGGTGCCGGTCATGGTGTTCACCAGCGTGACCTGCGGATTCACGAGCTGGCCCATATCCTTGTCGCCGGTGGAAATCAGCACCGGCAGGTGATCGTCCGCGGCCTGTTTGGCCAGCGTTCCGATCACATCATCAGCCTCGACCCCGGGGATTTGCAGCACCGGAAAACCCAGGGCTTTGACCAGTGCATGCAGCGGCTCGATCTGCTCCACCATGTCGTCCGGCATGGCGGGCCGGTTGGCCTTGTACTCCGCGAACAGCTCGTCGCGGAAGGTCTTGCCGCTCGCGTCGAATACCACCGCCAGGCGTTCGGGAGCGTAGTCCGCGAGCAGCTTCTTCAGCATGGCGGCAACGCCGCGCACCGCGCCGGTGGGTTCGCCTTTGGAATTGCTGAGCGGCGGCAGAGCGAAATAGGCGCGATACAGATACGACGAACCGTCCACGAGAATCAGGGGCTTCTTCGGGGTGTCGTTGGCGGCTGCGTTTTCAGGCATGGGGTAAGTTTAGGGTATTTAGCGTGGCCTCCGGCCGTAGAGTTTTTGGATGCGGGTACCCGCACCCGCGGGCGGGGCACTTTCGTTTCGGCGAAAGTGCCCAAAGCCATTCCCCCGGAGAGCGGGCCGCGCAAAGCGCGGCTACCCTGCGCGCCTTGTTCGCAGCGGAGTCCCGCCGACGGGCCATCCCTGGCCCGACGGCGGGAGTGCGGCCATCCTGTCCGCACCCCTTTCGGGCTATTCCTTGCTCACTGCGGTGCTCGGCTCGCTCTACGGGTACAGATACCTCAAGACTCTCGATATCGAGCGCATGCATAATTGATTATTTGTGCAGCCGTTCTTCGTGCGCCATCAGATCATCGAGAGTCTCGCGGCGGCGGATGAGTGCGGAACGCGCGCCGTCCACCAGCACTTCGGCGGCGCGCGGGCGGGCGTTGTAGTTCGAGGCCATGCTTGCGCCGTAGGCACCTGCGTTCATGATCGCAAGCAAATCGCCCGGTTGGACGGCGAGCCGGCGATCGCGGCCGAGAATATCGGCACTTTCGCACACCGGCCCCACCACGTCGCAGAGCTCGGCCTCGTCGGCGCGCGGCACAACTTCCCGGATCTCGTGCCAAGCGTCGTAGAGTGCCGGACGGATCAATTCGGTCATGCCCGCATCCACGACGGCAAATCGCCGCTGTGCCGTACGCTTCAGGTATTCAACGCGCGTGAGCAGCACACCCGCGGGCGCCACCATCGCGCGTCCCGG encodes:
- the polA gene encoding DNA polymerase I — protein: MPENAAANDTPKKPLILVDGSSYLYRAYFALPPLSNSKGEPTGAVRGVAAMLKKLLADYAPERLAVVFDASGKTFRDELFAEYKANRPAMPDDMVEQIEPLHALVKALGFPVLQIPGVEADDVIGTLAKQAADDHLPVLISTGDKDMGQLVNPQVTLVNTMTGTVLDREGVKQKFGVWPEQIIDYLALVGDSSDNIPGVSGIGPKTAAPLLEHFGTLESLYARLDEVPQLAIRGAKQLPEKLRAQHEQAMLSRQLAVIRCDVELPVTLADLAMRAPDAAALRELYTRLEFKTWLRELDGGETKPMEAAPVPVAAASSPLTPHASPEPSYETILDETALDKWIAKLESAELFAVDTETTGLDYMQARIVGVSFAVKSGEAAYLPLAHRYADVPPQLDRERTLQRLKPLLESAAHAKLGHHIKYDAHVLANHGIALAGIKYDSMLESYVLDSVASQHNMDALAEKYLNYKTIHYEDVAGKGAKQIGFEQVRIEEATRYSAEDADVTLRLHATLWPRLRAVPALKRVFEDIEMPLVPVLLAMENHGVLLDSAMLRQQSSEITASLRKLELRAHELAGQPFNLDSPKQLQSVLFEKMQLPVMRKTPGGQPSTAEDVLEELAAGYELPKVIVDYRALSKLKSTYTDKLPTQVNPQTGRVHTSYHQAVAATGRLSSMDPNLQNIPVRTAEGRRIRQAFIAPPGNCIVSADYSQIELRIMAHLSGDAGLMAAFEQGMDIHRTTAAEVFGLKLEEVSDERRRAAKAINFGLIYGMSAFGLAKQLGIERGAAQDYVDLYFARYPGVKQFMDKTRAVAREQGYVETVFGRRLYLPEIRAKNPQLRQYAERSAINAPMQGTAADIIKRAMIAVHRWLGEQRVPAKMIMQVHDELVFEVEDPALNDVQREVPRLMSGAAELKVPLVVDIGSGANWDEAH